One Drosophila gunungcola strain Sukarami chromosome 2R unlocalized genomic scaffold, Dgunungcola_SK_2 000004F, whole genome shotgun sequence genomic window, GCTGAGCAGCTCCCTGTCCTTCAGCTCCTCCATCAAGGCCATCGGTCTGGCCAGCTCCAACCCCGCCAACGGCGCAGCTGCCTCCGTCTCCGGCTGGGGCACCCAGTCCTACGGCTCCAGCTCCATCCCCTCCCAGCTGCAGTACGTCAACGTGAACATCGTCGGCCAGTCGCAGTGCGCTTCCTCCACCTACGGATACGGTAGCCAGATCAAGAGCAGCATGATCTGCGCTGCTGCCAGCGGCAAGGATGCCTGCCAGGGTGACTCCGGCGGCCCACTGGTCTCCGGTGGAGTCCTTGTCGGTGTGGTCTCCTGGGGATACGGATGCGCCTACTCCAACTACCCCGGTGTCTACGCCAGCGTGGCCGACCTCCGCTCCTGGGTGGTCAACAACGCCTAAGAACCTTGCGAAATAAAACGAATTTGCTGTTTATAACTCAACTCGTTGCTTTCTTCTTTATTGGGGAATCGAATCAATCGCGGGCGGCCGAGTTCCATAGTCGGTTCTTGGTCTGGGCATTGGCCTTGTCCCTTCTGGTAACTGGACGCAGATGAGCCGCATCCACTATATCCCTGAAAGCATTTGGCTAATATTTAATGTCAGGTCTGAGACTTAAGGAACTTACTTGAATTCCTCGTAGTTTTGGGTGCTATAAACAGCCCTTAGTTTGGCATCATTGCGCAGCTCGTAGAGTTCTCCATCGCGGATGCACTGAAGACAGCTTTCCCGTAGTCGGATAAGCTCCTCCGGCGTTATCTTC contains:
- the LOC128254093 gene encoding trypsin delta-like; translation: MLKFVILLSAVACALGGTVPEGLLPQLDGRIVGGTTTTITSFPWQISLQRSGSHSCGGSVYSANIIVTAAHCLQSVSASVLQVRAGSSLWSSGGSVAKVASFKNHEGYNANTMVNDIAIVRLSSSLSFSSSIKAIGLASSNPANGAAASVSGWGTQSYGSSSIPSQLQYVNVNIVGQSQCASSTYGYGSQIKSSMICAAASGKDACQGDSGGPLVSGGVLVGVVSWGYGCAYSNYPGVYASVADLRSWVVNNA
- the LOC128254095 gene encoding coiled-coil domain-containing protein 103; translation: MEDWKITPEELIRLRESCLQCIRDGELYELRNDAKLRAVYSTQNYEEFKDIVDAAHLRPVTRRDKANAQTKNRLWNSAARD